The sequence below is a genomic window from Cicer arietinum cultivar CDC Frontier isolate Library 1 chromosome 6, Cicar.CDCFrontier_v2.0, whole genome shotgun sequence.
ctttgtaaaaTAAGTGTTTTAGATTCCATCATATCATTTCATATTCTTTCACTTTTAGTCCTTAATTACATTGCATCTGAATCGTCatctatttaataaattaattaaataaaatattaataattactaaattattaaattaaataaatttgtgattttttgttgtaaaataattaaataaaatcagttcAGTATATTTTTTCCTTATCCACTTTCCCTCATCATCTCGTACCCTATGAAATTCATCCAAACCTAAACAAAATTCATCCAAACCTTCAAACACTGAACTTAACCATCCACAAAAACACAAACTAATAAATGAATAGTGCTAcaacaaaaacacaaacaacaaatgaATAGTGCTACAACAGAATCCCAATCTTAGACAAAAACATCATTAGAACCCATTACAACAACTACAAATCATAAATGGAAAACACTAATATCCTTCAGCAAAACCCATCTACAGAAAGAGGTAGGCATGGAGTAcgaaaaagcaaaaaaaaatgacatagtATTGGATCTCACACTCACTATAAACACAGTCACTCTGTCACACCAAAACCTCCCCAAACCAAATAAATTTCTatagttaataaataaaatattaataatttatttattaactttgaaAAGGTCTTGATAGTTTCTCTTAAGCCTCAGAATGTGTTGGGCCGGCCTTGTATAACTCAAcccaaattttgaattttgaaatggaaacagaataaaagaaaaaatctgGTTCAAAACTGAATGTCGTTGGCCTCAGCAGGATAGCCATTATATTGGAGCTTGACATGCAGTGAAGAACAAAGCATCTTGAACTTGAGCCTGAGGGCATCCATGATCTCTTGCACTTGTAGATCCTCGGGATCCATCAGAGGATATTTGTTGATCAAGTCCTGCATCTGTGCAATAGCAGTTTTGGCTCGGGAAGAGAAGCAGGTCGGGTCGATTTGGATGGCGGATGTCCAGATGTGGATGCAGCCGCTGTAGAAGCCGAGTTCCTCACCAACCTCAAAACCGACTTTCAGTCCAACCTGCTTCCCCTCATCCCTGCCGCCAACGAGGCCATCTTTGTAGCCTTCATCGTAGCCTTCCTTCAAATGAGCCTCCTCCAAATTCACCGAAGAATCAAATGGGTCATCCATCACCAATTGATACCCAATACACAACCTGCAAAAGAAAATGGATGTTTTGCAATTTAAGATAtttcttttctaaaatatataaatattatggtCGAGAAAAGGTGTCGTGCAGTCTCAATACTCGACACGATCTTTGTGGATCAAGCGTGTCGCTGGCATGTCAACAGCAAATCAATGACACatcataatttatttgtttaattatttataagaaagcCTCCAAAATACTATATGTATCAACGGTGTATCGACACATATCGAGTACGATACGTGACCAAATTCACATAACTGTGCTTCATAGCTCACTACTCTGAGTCTATCTAAGCTAAACTTATAAATAGAACAATTACCTTGTAACTCCTGATGtgtgaaaatatatattagattcAGATCCAGAGACGTCGTATAAGCTTTTATCAAGGACTTCTTTTGCACCAGAAATGAACTACTTGAAGTTAATCCAACTAAACCTATTGTTAATAAAAGGAAGGAAATCTAAAATTTTGCACCAGACATGTTTAAATGACATGCATACATGATTTCTGTTATACTTAACATTTTTATCATACCTAAAAGGCTAGAgaaattttcaacaacaaaaagaaaacaatttctATATTCTttcaagttttaatttttaaaggaAATACTCCTCTGCTTTCCTCCAACTCATAGTCCAATGACATGCATACATGATTTCTGTTATACTTAACATTGTTATCATACCTAAAAGGCTAGAgaaattttcaacaacaaaaagaaaacaatttctATATTCTttcaagttttaatttttaaaggaAATACTCCTCTGCTTTCCTCCAACTCATAGTCCAATGCCAAATTACAATAATACATAAGAGACGCAGTACTAGTTCATAAACATTTCAATAGATCACATGAAGTTAGTTAGACTTACacacttaaaaattattatattttaaaacctGACTAAACTGATTGAAGTTGCTCCTTCCCTGTTTCACCAATCCTTATAAAACTATGAAATCATTTTGGTAGAACAAAGTGAGACTGAGGCAATGAACCATAACAAAGTGTGGCGTCAAGGAGTCAACTAAACACTGCAAACCGTTAACACAGCATTATTTGTCTTCTAGCTTTCGAAACTTTTACTATCTACTTGAACCTTTCTTTCATCTAATACAACTCTAGCTCTTATATCAGATCTCACCAATGGCGGAGTACATATTACATTCTTAGTACTCATCAGAAAGCTATTTTTACAATTTGCCGAAACAATACAATACCATTTTCAGTTTTCAACAAGCAAGCAAAAACTCAAAAAGATTTTAATTCACAAAACAAGATGAACTACAAAATGAACTACCAATTACAGCAAgggataaataaattaaagttgaaaGTTTCCTTTCAATAACAACAAAATGTGTTTATAGCTATTAATGTGCTATAAATCTGGTATATGGAAATTTCTATTATATTGCATCAAAATGTCAATAATAGAATCAAGTGTGATCTAGTAAAAACATAGAAAACATGACATTGCACCATAAAATATACCTAGTAGAATTACTCTTTATAAAACATTTGCAAGTCCAAAAGTAAGAAGATGTAATAACAGAAGGTAAAGCATTTTACAATGAAAAAACATGCACTACAAGAAATCactctttataaattttttaagaaaggAACCTGATTTGCAAGTTTCAAGTGACCCTTTCTCCTTCGTGCGACTTGTGTTGTGGTCAGCGGCGGAGCTTGACTAAAAAAGCTTGGGGGCGCCAAAATAAACTATAATGTGTAAATcaaatatgaaaatcatattgtATATCTAAAATTTAAGTTGTAATATGAGCACAATGTTGATCATCAAATAATTGAACTACATGACTTGAAAAGTACTTTAAAGTAATGCTCTGCGCTTTTTGAGTGActtgaaatcatcaataatagacTCAATAATCTCTTAGATCATCAATATCaataatttcaataaatcaattcGAAGTATCCATGACCACCTAACAGAGTAAGAAATCATTTAGACACAATAATGTTGCTGAAATTTATGAATGCTGTCACACATTATATCATGTACATTTTATTCTCAAACTTCTATTATATCTTACATCCACAAGAAGTCCTTAATAGCAACAACATATGCTAAAGCACTTCAATCTATTCCTGAAGTTCCATATATGAAAGCTAGAATCTTTCAATCTAAATTCACCTATAGATCAATGTAACACCACGTCCAAAATTCATACACCTTCCTTTATCCAATGCCTTCATTGTGCATGTAATTGGAAACACTTCAGAACTTACTTTCACCCCATCATCAAATGCTTCTAATGCATATGCATTTGTGAATGGTATTGAAGTTGTTTCAAACTGACTCTAGTTTCAATAGTTTCAACAATAAATAAGGGTGCTTTCATTCTAgcttttttttgtaaaatgatcactTTTGAAAGTTTGTGTCTGTTTGTTATaggttttaaaaaaagtaaacaatcttaaaataatctaaaaactgGTTAAAATGAAAAGTTGTTTGTAGTAGcttctaaaaaaatcattttttattactgatgttttggaaaataaaaagtgattttcaCACACAAACACAAAACACCTTCACAATTATTGCCCTCTCTATTCCTACAAACCATGATTCATAAACTGATGTCAGTGTCATAGATTATAGGTCGAAGGAGGGGATTACCAAGCTTTGCGGTTGAACACTTGTTGACAGTGGAGGAGccttgtttttttgttgttgttggcgGCAAGGGGAGACAGGAGGCGAACGAACAGCACACAAGGGCACGAGAAGACCACCGAAATGAACGGCGCCAGATGAAGATGAGACTCGGCCTCTGGTTGTGGTGGTGCGCATCCTTTTTGTTTTGCCAGTTGCCACGTAAGCTctttttcttttacattttttaattttaatttggcTTAAGTATACTTTAATTTGCGAACTTTTTAATCAgttaactttaaaattaatcttttgattcttttattaactaattcttagaaaaagttattattttttatgatgtaatacttaaatattattgtgaattgtataaaatatttattattttattattgttattattaattttatttatatattaaaatattaaaattattttattttatttatatactaaaatatttgaaattaaaattaaaaaaacaatttatactatataatatatttaaaattttatttattttaaatattttaatattatttttcatatttaaatttattatttttaatattatttaatatttattttatttatatataaaaatatcaaaaataattttattttatttgtaaaataaatttatttattttattcaacaataatttaaaatattatataaaatatttaaattttatttattttacttttaatatttaatttataattaaaaataataaatttaattacaatactaacaaaatataaattattttatcaaattcacgAATGTCATTAAGTGTCGCGATAAAATTTTATGCCACACTTTTTAAAGTTTTAGTCttgttttgatttaattatttatttgttatgtaTTTACACTGGAAATCCATCACGATCATTTAATCTATAATTTTAAGTCAAATATGTTTAAGGATTTAATGGTTGTGATTAATTAacaatataacaattttttatactaactctatatatgaattaaatcatttaaatattatatcttttaataattttgaataatatttcgtgatttttatgatttattttagaTCTAATCAAAATTCCAATGAGTTTCTTCTATAAACAATGGTGTGATGGAATTTAACTAAAAAGGACtgacataaaattataatatgtataaattaaatatgcaaataatattatataataaaaaaataaattgtaataaacaaaaaatgaattatcaaataatttaactgCATAACTTAAGAATACTTTACGGTACTCTTTAATTAACttgaaataatcaataatagactcataatttttaaattgatcaataatatacaacaaaaaattaaaatatacaacaaAAAATCAAGCACCTTATATAcaactaataaaatatcaaacactTATATACAACTAACAAAAAAATCACACACCTTACCTGCTAATCTATTATTCTTAACTGATTATATATTCTAATTCCAACTTACCATTTTATGCGATTCAATGAACTTTGCTAATCGATTATTGATTAATTTGGATGTTTTACAATTGTGGGCATTATCATAATCAATCACCAAAGTCCAATTTATCTTAACTTATACTAATTGATTTAACTCTTATGTTACTACtggattaatattaaacaattattttctaCAGACTAATTGATGcagttttattaaaataaagacaTTCTAAATAGTAATTATCACCACTCATCATTATCATACATATAAACACATACATGGCacaaaaattagtaataatgTTCATATGTTTGACTTTTTCATGACTCAGAGGATTGTTTGCTATTTGAATTGTTGTTGTACTATCATGTAATACTTTACAAGAAGGAACATCTGTGTCAAAATCACTCGAAAGTTGTTTTAACCATAACACTTCTGAAGTAACTGTTGCTAAGTCTCTCTATTCAGATTCAACTGAGGAACTTGATATCGTTGACTACTTCTTAGACCTCCAACACACAAAGGATTCATCAATGAATATGCAGAAATGAGTTGTAGACTTTCTTGTTGAGGTGCCTTTCAAATACTAGTGTATGACGAATGTCATGTAAATGAGACTGTACTTGGTTGAGCCATGTATTGACTGAGTTTATTTACTGCAAATGATATGATTGGCCTGCAAATGATTAGATATAACAATCTAAAAATCATTCTTCTATATTGAGATAACTAATAAAGGGCCATCTTCATCACTAAGGTGACTTTTACATCCATTGGAAGAGGAAATGAATGAATTACTAGTGTCCATGAGTAACTGcgaagtattttttttttggcaaaGGTGAATTCCTTTGGTTGAGCTTGCAATCTCATGGCCAAGGAAGTATTTAGGTTCTCCTATAAGCTTCAGCTTGAACATGCTTTGGAGTAAACTTTGAGTGTCATGTACCAATATCAGAATAGGACTAACCTGAATTATGTGATCTACATAGATCAATATAACAATAAGATATGATACGGTTCCCTTAGTAAATAAGGAATGATCAGCTGAGGATTAATTGAATCCACGTTGCATGATTGTTGTAGAAAAATTGTGGTACCATTATCTTGATGCCTGCCTTAACCATATAAACACTAATTCAATTTCCATTGGTGAAAGGCTATTTGACTCAGTAGAATCCGAAAAGTGGCGAGTCTGACCAGTGGAGGAAAATGTCTATAAAATCAAGACTAGGTTTTTGAGTAATTGTCCAAGTATTGTTTGCCTCAAGAGCTGTTATTTCTTCACGTATAGCCTTGTACCATTCCGACAGTTGGTGCTTAGTGATAGAACTGGGGTTCAAAAATAGAGGGGACATGCATATCAAAGTCTCTAAAGGGAATGAATAACTTCTCATAGGAAAGTGTATGGTTTTTAGGATAAGTGATGTGGCTGACAAAATCTTTTAGATAGACAATCTGCAATTGGGCTTTGTGGTCTAGTGGACCTTCTAGGGTGAGGGATAATTGGAGGGTCGATTTTGTTATTATCAAAAGATCAGTGGGAACTATGACAGGGTCATTGTCATATGAACTGTGATCATTAATGAGGATTGGTAAAAATAGATGGGAAAAACGACCAATATATTCATTTGGTTGAGAAGGTAAATGGAAAGGGAATGTATTCTCATGGAATATTACATCTCTAGAAACATGAAAAGATTTAGAGATCAAGTAATAGACTTTGTAAACAAAATTGAGAGTGTAAAAGGATCGTATGATAGATATGACATCTCAACTATGTTAGCACTTCATAATCCCTATCTATTATTTGCAGCAccctaataaatattattaaagaagCAAACATAAGGCAAGATCTGGCCTTGTTAAAAACCATACCATCTCGGAGGTTGGAATTATATTCCACGAGTAAAACCCTAAACACGAAAAGCAAAATTAGCAAGCTTATCTACGCAATGATTTCCTTCTCGATATGTATCCTAAATGATAAGGGATAGTCTTTAACAATATTAAAACAATCTAGCCAACGATTACATAATTGCCAAAGACTTTGAAACCCTTATAGCAAGCCGTTTATCCAAGAAAAACACAAGGAATTGCGCTTCTGGTGAATTTAGTTATATGTTGGGGAATAGTGGAAATGTAGCATAGACATCCAAAAACTCTAAGAGGGTCTTATTTGGAAATGTAGCACAGACAACTTTTCATACAACAATTCAAATGGTGATTTACCCTTTAACACAATAGAGGgtcttatttataattaatgttGTATTGGCTATGCATTCTCCCCATAATTTGATAGTTATCTTGGCATGAAACATTAAAGACCTTGCAACATTTACCAAGTGTCGATGCTTGTGTTCAACCACTAAATTTTGTTCAGGTCCGTAAAGGCAAGAGAATGatgttcaaaaataatttatgtgaacaaatggtaTATTTATGTGAAccgaaatcaaaaggaaaaacaaaaataattttagtactAGTAGCTTGCAATATAGCATTAGATAGATGTCTGTCACAACTTGTCTCCTAACAATTCAAAGGTTAACAAATGTTACATCTAATTAACCATTTATATGCcgaatattaaataattttagatgaTATTATAAAACCTCAATAATAATACTTTAATAGCATTAAACATTTGGTACAACTTTCTCAACAAgtataagtaattttttttgttaagtagaattaatttaaaagtgaAAAAACAAGTAAGGCATCAATGTAGCTTTCTCCTTTTTTAACAGCTTTCTCACATTTATAAGAAAAGTAACTTTGAATTAAACCAATCACGCTTTGTTGAAGTTAAACAGGTCACGCTCAATAAGAGCACGCTTTTGATGGGTACGATTTCCCATTAATCTTTTACATCAAAAGAAaaggttaaaaaaaacatttactcCACCttctcaataaaataaaatgttcatactagaatgaatgaaatattaacgaaaaaaagacaaatgaaaTTTGAAGAGATACATGAGTGGTTTAACGAAGAATCGGGAATGGAGACTATGATGGTGAACTTTGAGAAGCGAACTATGGAGGTGAGGTGAAAAGATAGAGTGTATAGATGGTGAAAAGATAACCTTACtcagataaaataaaaaattaaaatggagaTAGCTTGCTTGCATAAACGAAGGAGGCGTGAGAGCAAGTATGAGAAAGGATGCAAAAATATacttctttgtttttatttcttctttattatatttttttaatgttttttttgttaaatataatgTAATAGATATCCAGGTAAATATAGACTCAAATTTTGGACAAAAAATGACGATTTTTTTacttaacaataataaatacaaaaatgcatattaaacatattattattattattattttaaattatttttaattggtcgGACAAAATTTGGTCGGACAAAATTGAAGACAAAAACTCGTTATTTTCTATGGGTGGAAGGGAGACGAGAAGGCCGTGATAAGTAACGTTCAAGGCTggattgttaaaaaaaaattccaccAATTAAACTCTCAATTGGTAGTTTCCAATGGGTGGAAGGGAGGACTAGGCTCTTACAATGTCCTAGCCTATCGAGCCATAAATGTGCATTATTCAAATATGAAACAAAATTACAtgtattagaattttaatagaACTATATACAAGATTCTCTACATTAGTTTGAAAAGGGTATAAACCTTAAGTGAGATTACCCATGGCAATCATCTTGGGTTGTTGGGTGTCCTAGATAAAAATATGGTcacaattaaaatcaatttgtaATGAAGAACAAGAAGTAATTTGTCTATTGAAAGTAGATTGACATTAAAGGTTGGAATGTATAAAACAACTTGTAAAATCAATTATCAATGGGGAACTACTCTACATATGGTTTTAAGAATAACTTGATGACCATTAGAAAGGGTGAAAATTTTGTTTGTATAGTTTTATATGTGTCAAAGAAAGAACAATTGCAACAAATATGTAAGGTAGCACTTGAATCAACTATCCAAGTAATAGAGTATCGTGATTTGTGGGAATCAAGAGTAGGAAAACTCATAAAAATGGCTGAATTCATTGAAGTCCCAACTTTAGGTACTGCTACCTTGGAAATTTGATCCTGCAAGAACCGAATCAATTGCTGGTAACATTGTGTTGGCATAGTTGAAGCACCACCGTTAGAGATATCATTGGCATGTGTATATGGTTTTGAACTTTGGGGTTTATTGTATCTAGGTGGATAACCATtgagtttgaaatatttttctttaatgtgACCAAGAACACCACAATGAACAATGTGAGACGATCCTTCTTAATGGTCTTATTGTTGCCTTGAACAACTAAGAAGCTGGAGACTAAGTAGGAGTTGAGACTGTAAAACCTCTCTTCTTTTCATCTTGACAAAGCATGAATAAAACATTGATTGACGACAAAGGATCCATTATCCATATTTGAAATTTGGTCACAAAACCTGATTGAAAGATTCATTGAGTCCCATGAGGAAGGTGAGAATGTGCTCAGTTTGAAGGTGATCAATGATAGATTGTACAC
It includes:
- the LOC101505259 gene encoding uncharacterized protein, with the translated sequence MDDPFDSSVNLEEAHLKEGYDEGYKDGLVGGRDEGKQVGLKVGFEVGEELGFYSGCIHIWTSAIQIDPTCFSSRAKTAIAQMQDLINKYPLMDPEDLQVQEIMDALRLKFKMLCSSLHVKLQYNGYPAEANDIQF